The Selenomonas sp. AB3002 genome contains a region encoding:
- a CDS encoding histidine-type phosphatase gives MNFKKVAAAVCLSLVTLSGAVQAERPADFQDKYNLEEMVVLSRHNIRSPLSGNGSALGNLTPHEWFKWTSGPSELSLRGGQLETMMGQYFRQWLVRDGLMTENYLPKEGEMRFYANSMQRTIATAQYFSSGMLPVANVTIEHKFAPSKMDPVFNPQLTFVSDAFRHQAMEEISAMGGQKGLQGINDKMEKEYRVLEKTLDLKDSPMAKKDGFTKFRNDDLQILLEVNKEPAMKGSLKLANSASDAFILQYYEEQDKTKAGFGHKLTQQEWEQIAKVKDVYGDVLFTAPSVAVNVAHPLLEEMNKELKTEGRKFTFLCGHDSNIASVLAALEVEEYELRGSIEKKTPIGSKLVIEKFAGKDGKEYAAFSLVYQTTDQLRDRTALTLDTPPEVFQLKLKGLKANADGLYLLKDVQQRFQQAIDAYDKLPADNKAVKAA, from the coding sequence ATGAATTTCAAGAAAGTGGCAGCGGCTGTCTGCCTTTCCCTGGTGACTCTTTCTGGTGCTGTGCAGGCGGAACGGCCTGCGGATTTTCAGGATAAATACAATCTGGAGGAAATGGTGGTGCTGAGCCGCCACAATATCCGCTCTCCCCTGTCCGGCAATGGCTCTGCCCTGGGCAACCTCACGCCCCATGAGTGGTTCAAGTGGACCTCCGGCCCCAGTGAGCTTTCCCTGAGAGGCGGCCAGCTGGAGACCATGATGGGCCAGTATTTCCGCCAGTGGCTGGTGCGTGATGGCCTGATGACGGAGAACTACCTGCCTAAAGAGGGGGAGATGCGCTTTTATGCCAACTCCATGCAGCGCACCATTGCCACTGCCCAGTACTTCTCCAGCGGCATGTTGCCGGTGGCCAATGTGACCATCGAGCACAAGTTCGCTCCCAGCAAGATGGACCCGGTGTTCAACCCACAGCTGACCTTCGTCAGCGATGCTTTCCGCCATCAGGCCATGGAGGAAATCAGCGCCATGGGCGGGCAGAAGGGCCTGCAGGGCATCAACGACAAGATGGAAAAGGAATACCGGGTGCTGGAGAAGACCCTTGACCTGAAGGATTCCCCCATGGCCAAGAAGGACGGCTTCACCAAGTTCAGGAATGACGACCTGCAGATCCTGCTGGAGGTGAACAAGGAACCTGCTATGAAGGGCTCCCTGAAGCTGGCCAATTCCGCCAGTGACGCTTTCATTCTCCAGTATTACGAGGAGCAGGACAAGACCAAGGCAGGCTTCGGCCACAAGCTCACCCAGCAGGAATGGGAGCAGATAGCCAAGGTCAAGGACGTCTACGGCGATGTGCTCTTCACCGCCCCCAGCGTAGCCGTCAATGTGGCTCACCCCCTTTTGGAGGAAATGAACAAGGAGCTGAAGACCGAGGGCCGCAAGTTCACCTTCCTCTGCGGCCATGACTCTAATATCGCCAGCGTGCTGGCTGCCTTGGAGGTGGAGGAATACGAGCTGCGGGGCAGCATCGAGAAGAAGACCCCCATCGGCTCCAAGCTGGTCATCGAGAAATTCGCCGGCAAGGACGGCAAAGAATACGCCGCCTTCAGCCTGGTGTACCAGACCACCGACCAGCTCCGTGACCGCACTGCCCTGACCCTGGACACGCCCCCCGAGGTGTTCCAGCTGAAACTCAAGGGCCTGAAAGCCAACGCTGACGGCCTGTACCTCTTAAAAGACGTGCAGCAGCGCTTCCAGCAGGCCATAGATGCCTACGACAAGCTGCCCGCCGACAATAAGGCCGTTAAAGCCGCCTGA
- a CDS encoding Fic family protein: MEYESLYYIYYKEPDKWEVEYRTRFSSPFARQLPFVLRQYGRNAEHPAFFCYTEEIALLQDKIMGQFKEFMEIAGRLPGAAMEIYLHGSLIEEIKSTNDIEGVRSTRREIMEAMALPEGVRRGRRLGSVVDQYEKIIRGEEFPLKTCEDIRRLYDDFMSDEIERDNPHNLPDGQIFRRGSVDIVSAAQKTVHRGLYPETKIIEAMEKALAVLNDESIPVFVRVAIFHYLLGYIHPFYDGNGRLSRFITACFFARQLHPAVALGLSALIKGRRGRYYELFSQTEADINKGELTPFILGFMELTCEAVNNAAESLRQKLADYEKNLPRLAELPGTKTTRALCELLLQAALFSPQGITVKEMQKQLGKSENTIYSHLKKIPSEMLLVDERGRNYLYRLTAE, encoded by the coding sequence ATGGAATACGAATCTCTTTACTACATATACTACAAGGAACCCGATAAATGGGAGGTTGAATACCGGACGCGCTTTTCCAGCCCGTTTGCAAGGCAGCTGCCCTTTGTCCTCAGGCAATATGGCAGGAATGCTGAGCATCCTGCTTTTTTCTGCTACACGGAAGAGATTGCCTTGTTGCAGGACAAGATTATGGGGCAGTTCAAGGAGTTTATGGAGATTGCGGGAAGGTTGCCCGGTGCTGCCATGGAGATATATCTGCATGGCAGCTTGATTGAGGAAATCAAGTCTACCAATGACATCGAGGGCGTGCGCAGCACACGGCGGGAAATCATGGAGGCCATGGCCCTGCCGGAGGGGGTGAGGCGCGGGAGACGTCTGGGGAGTGTGGTGGACCAGTATGAGAAAATTATCAGGGGGGAGGAATTTCCCCTCAAGACCTGTGAGGATATACGCCGCCTCTATGATGATTTCATGTCTGATGAAATAGAGCGGGACAATCCCCACAACCTGCCGGATGGGCAGATTTTCCGCCGTGGCAGCGTGGATATCGTGTCTGCTGCCCAGAAAACTGTCCATCGGGGGCTTTATCCTGAGACAAAAATCATCGAGGCCATGGAAAAGGCTCTGGCGGTGCTGAATGATGAGAGCATTCCCGTATTTGTGAGGGTGGCCATCTTCCATTATCTGCTGGGCTATATCCACCCCTTCTATGACGGCAATGGCCGTCTGTCCCGTTTTATCACGGCCTGCTTCTTCGCCCGCCAGTTGCACCCGGCGGTGGCGCTGGGATTGTCGGCACTTATCAAGGGGCGGCGGGGGCGTTATTATGAGCTCTTTTCCCAGACAGAGGCGGACATCAATAAGGGGGAGCTTACGCCTTTTATCCTCGGCTTCATGGAACTGACCTGCGAGGCTGTAAATAATGCTGCTGAGAGCCTGAGGCAGAAACTGGCTGACTACGAAAAGAATCTGCCCCGGTTGGCAGAGCTGCCTGGCACCAAGACTACCAGAGCCTTGTGCGAACTGCTGCTGCAGGCGGCACTGTTTTCGCCACAGGGCATTACTGTTAAGGAAAT
- a CDS encoding DNA-deoxyinosine glycosylase, whose protein sequence is MSVSDFHCIGFRPSIDENCTHLILGSMPSVASLGARQYYAHPQNRFWPLMAGILEQSPPPVDYQERLDMLLRHHIALWDSIAVCERKGSLDADIKNEQGNDFTALLDAYPHIHTICFNGGKSYQCFKKYNKPLLSRPDIHFHQLPSTSPANARWNMEKLTEAWKIPFLP, encoded by the coding sequence TTGTCTGTATCCGATTTTCATTGTATTGGCTTCCGCCCCAGTATTGACGAAAACTGCACCCATCTCATTCTGGGTTCCATGCCCAGCGTGGCCTCTCTTGGAGCCCGGCAGTATTATGCCCATCCACAGAACCGCTTTTGGCCTCTGATGGCCGGCATTTTGGAACAATCACCGCCACCTGTTGACTATCAGGAACGTCTGGATATGCTCCTCCGTCACCATATTGCCCTGTGGGATTCCATTGCCGTCTGCGAGCGGAAAGGCAGCCTTGACGCGGACATAAAAAACGAGCAGGGCAATGACTTCACCGCCCTGCTTGATGCTTACCCCCATATCCATACCATCTGCTTCAATGGCGGCAAATCTTATCAATGCTTCAAAAAATACAATAAGCCCCTGCTGAGTCGCCCCGATATCCACTTTCACCAGCTGCCCTCAACCAGCCCTGCCAACGCCCGCTGGAATATGGAAAAGCTGACAGAGGCCTGGAAGATTCCCTTTTTACCCTAG
- a CDS encoding PDDEXK nuclease domain-containing protein, whose protein sequence is MSGLLTKDLAYKQWVQSLSKKFRQSQIKAAVKVNREMLAFYWELGRDIVEMKAESRWGSGFIDDLSKDLQQELPTIKGWSPTNLRYIKRFYQLYSPLIQSQVVPKLASTEIQSQVVTELDMESLFSIPWGHHRNIISKCQGNSAKAVFYIKQTIENGWSRAVLLNFLDTDLYERQGKAVTNFASILPPEQSELAQEITKDPYNFDFLTLTANYHEKELKDALMDNITKFLLELGKGFAFVGREYRLTVGKTEQFIDLLFYHIKLRSYVVIEVKVTEFEPRDIGQVSTYVAAVDGMLRGEGDGQTIGLLICKTKDEVLAKYATVGVNLPIGISEYELSKLLPEEFKGTLPTIEEIESELR, encoded by the coding sequence ATGAGTGGATTATTGACTAAAGACTTGGCTTACAAGCAGTGGGTTCAGTCTCTGAGCAAGAAATTTCGGCAGAGCCAGATCAAGGCCGCGGTGAAGGTCAACCGGGAAATGCTGGCCTTTTACTGGGAACTGGGCAGGGACATAGTGGAGATGAAGGCGGAGAGCCGGTGGGGAAGCGGGTTTATAGATGATTTAAGCAAAGACTTGCAACAAGAACTGCCAACAATTAAGGGGTGGTCTCCTACCAACCTGAGATACATAAAAAGATTCTATCAACTCTATAGCCCGCTGATTCAGTCACAAGTTGTGCCTAAATTAGCTTCAACGGAAATTCAGTCACAAGTTGTGACTGAATTGGATATGGAGAGTCTTTTTAGCATTCCATGGGGACACCATCGTAATATTATCTCGAAATGTCAAGGCAATTCGGCCAAGGCTGTTTTCTATATCAAGCAGACTATCGAAAATGGCTGGTCACGGGCGGTGCTTTTGAATTTCCTCGATACTGACCTATATGAGCGGCAGGGCAAAGCCGTCACAAACTTTGCGTCCATCCTGCCCCCGGAGCAGAGCGAGCTGGCCCAGGAGATAACCAAGGACCCGTATAACTTCGACTTCCTGACGCTGACGGCAAACTATCATGAGAAGGAACTGAAGGATGCGCTGATGGACAACATCACTAAATTCCTGCTGGAGCTGGGCAAGGGCTTTGCCTTTGTGGGAAGGGAATACCGCCTGACTGTTGGCAAGACGGAGCAATTTATCGACCTGCTTTTCTATCATATCAAGCTGCGCTCTTATGTGGTCATCGAGGTGAAGGTGACGGAATTCGAGCCGAGGGATATTGGCCAGGTCAGCACCTATGTGGCCGCCGTGGACGGAATGCTGCGGGGAGAGGGCGATGGCCAGACCATTGGCCTGCTTATCTGCAAGACCAAGGATGAGGTGCTGGCCAAATACGCCACCGTGGGGGTGAACCTGCCCATAGGAATTTCCGAGTATGAGCTGTCCAAGTTGCTGCCTGAGGAGTTCAAGGGGACTTTGCCTACTATCGAGGAGATAGAAAGCGAACTGAGATAG